A DNA window from Macadamia integrifolia cultivar HAES 741 chromosome 4, SCU_Mint_v3, whole genome shotgun sequence contains the following coding sequences:
- the LOC122075661 gene encoding pentatricopeptide repeat-containing protein At2g03380, mitochondrial, with product MKLIGLLQRHGLRFQKSHLHWRSLFTNSTFEQQLETLDINQTIASVHAISSNPCFSLLGLCNTIGSLKKIHSLLIIHGLTDDLLCQTKLVSLYGFFGDVKCARFVFDQIRDPDLYSWKVMIRWYFLNDSYPELIQLYTHMRQFLKEHDNIVFSVVLKACSEVHDLDEGRKLHCQIVKFGNPDSFVLTGLVDMYAKCGEIECSCTAFEEIHDRNVVSWTSMIVGYVQNDCPEEALVLFNRMRQGMIDGNQVTMGSLLTACTKLGALNQGKWVHGFIIKEGIIMNSFLITALLNMYAKCGTITDARATFDELPIVDLVSWTTMIVGYTQRNYPDEALRLYTDKKWASLLPNSVTIASVLSACGQSGNSNLGKSVHGIGIKLGLEDGTVRNGLIDMYAKCNMIGDAHYIFLTVADNDLIAWNSMITGLAQNGSADEAMTLFHQMRLDFIAPDAITVVGALSACACIGALRLGCSLHAYIIREGFLSSNVRLGTALLNFYAKCGDAGSARKVFDSMEEKNTVTWSAMMGGYGMLGDASESLVLFAEMLNENVEPNEVIFTSILSACGHTGMVGEGWRYFNSMCREYQFVPSMKHYVCMVDLLARAGRLEEALAFIETMPVQPDVSVFGAFLHGCRLHSRLDLGELGVKKMLELQPDSAGYYVLISNFYASDGMWDKASEVREFMRHRGLSKSPGCSLVEMDNSNHFSALRVASLS from the coding sequence ATGAAACTCATCGGTCTATTGCAGAGACATGGCCTTCGCTTCCAGAAATCTCATCTTCATTGGAGGTCTTTGTTTACCAACTCTACCTTCGAACAACAACTAGAAACTCTCGATATCAATCAAACCATTGCTTCAGTTCATGCCATCTCTTCGAACCCCTGTTTTTCTCTGTTGggtctctgcaacaccattggTTCTCTCAAGAAAATCCATAGCTTGCTCATCATCCATGGTCTAACAGATGACCTTCTCTGCCAAACCAAATTAGTTAGCTTGTATGGTTTCTTCGGGGATGTCAAGTGCGCCCGCTTTGTCTTCGATCAAATAAGAGACCCGGACCTTTACTCATGGAAGGTGATGATCAGATGGTATTTCTTGAATGATTCCTACCCCGAACTTATTCAGCTTTATACCCATATGAGACAATTCCTCAAAGAGCATGACAACATTGTTTTTAGTGTTGTGTTGAAGGCTTGCAGTGAAGTGCATGATCTGGATGAAGGGAGAAAGCTCCATTGCCAGATTGTTAAATTTGGGAATCCTGATAGTTTTGTATTGACGGGTTTGGTGGATATGTATGCAAAGTGTGGAGAAATCGAATGTTCTTGTACCGCGTTTGAAGAAATTCATGATAGAAATGTTGTTTCTTGGACTTCAATGATTGTGGGATATGTACAGAATGATTGCCCTGAAGAAGCGCTAGTGTTATTTAATCGCATGAGACAAGGGATGATTGATGGTAACCAAGTCACCATGGGAAGCTTGCTTACGGCATGCACAAAGCTAGGTGCTCTGAATCAGGGGAAATGGGTCCACGGATTCATAATAAAGgaaggtattattatgaactcATTCTTAATAACTGCCCTGTTGAATATGTATGCGAAATGCGGGACGATCACTGATGCACGTGCAACATTTGATGAGCTGCCAATAGTTGATCTTGTCTCATGGACAACAATGATTGTTGGATACACTCAGAGAAACTACCCGGATGAGGCATTAAGGCTATATACAGACAAGAAATGGGCTAGTCTCTTGCCCAATTCTGTTACTATTGCAAGTGTTCTTTCTGCATGTGGACAGTCAGGTAATTCAAATTTGGGAAAGTCAGTTCATGGGATCGGGATTAAACTAGGATTAGAAGATGGCACTGTGCGGAATGGTCTTATTGATATGTATGCAAAATGCAATATGATTGGAGATGCTCATTACATATTCCTGACAGTTGCAGACAACGATCTGATTGCTTGGAATTCAATGATTACTGGGTTGGCACAGAATGGGTCTGCTGATGAAGCCATGACACTTTTTCACCAGATGAGATTGGATTTCATTGCACCTGATGCAATCACAGTTGTTGGTGCCCTCTCTGCTTGTGCTTGCATAGGTGCGCTGCGTTTAGGTTGCTCATTACATGCATATATTATAAGAGAAGGCTTTTTATCATCCAATGTACGTCTTGGCACTGCCCTTCTCAACTTCTATGCTAAATGTGGAGATGCAGGATCCGCTCGCAAAGTTTTTGACAGTATGGAAGAGAAGAATACAGTGACTTGGAGTGCGATGATGGGTGGATATGGCATGCTTGGGGATGCCAGTGAGTCCCTTGTACTATTTGCTGAGATGTTGAATGAAAATGTGGAGCCCAACGAAGTGATCTTTACAAGCATTTTATCTGCTTGTGGGCATACAGGGATGGTTGGGGAAGGGTGGAGATATTTCAATTCTATGTGTCGAGAGTATCAGTTTGTGCCTTCCATGAAGCATTATGTTTGCATGGTTGATCTACTGGCTCGTGCTGGCAGGCTAGAAGAAGCCTTGGCATTTATAGAGACAATGCCAGTTCAACCAGATGTGAGTGTTTTTGGAGCTTTTCTCCATGGATGTAGACTCCATTCAAGGTTGGATCTTGGAGAGTTGGGAGTGAAGAAGATGCTCGAGTTGCAACCTGATAGTGCAGGGTATTATGTGCTTATTTCCAATTTCTATGCTTCAGATGGAATGTGGGACAAGGCCAGTGAGGTGAGGGAGTTTATGAGACATAGAGGATTGAGCAAGTCACCAGGGTGTAGCCTAGTGGAAATGGACAATAGCAACCATTTCTCTGCCTTGAGAGTGGCATCTCTCTCATAG
- the LOC122077082 gene encoding putative pentatricopeptide repeat-containing protein At1g69350, mitochondrial, whose protein sequence is MTLYMLLFRSCTTPRMLSQLHAHLLITGFDRDALSSTKLIESYANMGCLESARLVFDTFSRPDPFMWGVLIKSYVWNFYFKEAITLYHEMLYQRAQINSFLLPSLLRACSGLGDVGMGGKIHGSIIKSGFDSDGFVETALLSMYGERGKLEDARVVFDNMSTRDVVCWSSIISSYVQGGQPYSGLEMFYRMVVEGIKPDSVAMLGITEACADLGFLRLAKAVHGYIVRTEIENSRSLETALIVMYSKCADLLSAEKLFEKASHRSNVSWATMVSCYNQNSHFQEALEICVKMQEYGVGPSPVAMAGILFSCSQLVLLKEGRSVHGSVIRKGIDTDFDLVGPALINMYASCGRLGDCQKVFDAIQEKQLVSWNSLITVYARNGFSEEALRLFIQILGQGLFPDSFTLASSLSACGDMSFLRLGDQIHGHISRTGFDSNEYVQNSLIDMYSKCGSVSIAYKIFSNIRRKSIITWNSMVGGFAQNGYSVEAIGLFDWMHSEGLSMDKVTFLSVIQACSHLGYLEKGKWVHHKLIVYGVVKDSHVETALTDMYAKCGDLQMAQTVFDDMLDRTIVSWSAMIGGYGMHGHIDAAISLFTKMVDSAIKPNEITFMNILSACSHAGSVDKGKSYFHLMGDFGMEPSLDHFACMVDLLSRAGDFDGAFGFIKTMPVPANASIWGALLNGCRIHHRTDLIRSIEENLLDLGKNNPGHYILLSNIYAEEEKWDEFGKVRSMMKHVGLRKVPGYSTIEINRRIYRFGVGDTSHPQTKEIYGSLENIINLAQEQGYLLDATIHSTSQGHRSNNVKSHSEKLAIAFGVISSAPGTTIRISKNLRVCVDCHTFAKFVSKITGREIIMRDLNRFHHLINGSCSCRDYW, encoded by the coding sequence ATGACACTTTATATGCTCCTGTTCAGATCCTGCACCACCCCAAGAATGCTGTCACAACTCCATGCCCATCTCTTAATCACTGGGTTTGACAGAGACGCACTTTCTTCCACCAAATTAATTGAATCTTATGCCAATATGGGTTGTCTCGAATCTGCTAGACTGGTCTTTGATACTTTCTCACGACCAGATCCTTTCATGTGGGGTGTACTGATAAAGAGCTACGTATGGAATTTCTACTTTAAAGAAGCCATTACACTCTATCATGAAATGCTGTATCAGCGAGCCCAAATTAATAGTTTCTTGCTTCCATCTCTTCTTAGAGCTTGTTCAGGTCTTGGTGATGTGGGTATGGGTGGGAAGATCCATGGGAGTATCATTAAAAGTGGGTTTGACTCTGATGGCTTTGTTGAGACTGCATTGCTTTCTATGTAtggagaaagaggcaaattagAAGATGCTCGTGTCGTATTCGATAATATGTCTACAAGAGATGTGGTTTGTTGGAGTTCGATCATCTCCAGTTATGTTCAGGGTGGACAACCCTACAGCGGGTTGGAGATGTTCTATAGGATGGTCGTTGAAGGTATCAAACCGGATTCCGTTGCAATGCTTGGGATAACTGAAGCTTGTGCCGACTTGGGGTTTCTAAGACTTGCTAAGGCAGTTCACGGCTATATAGTGAGAACAGAGATTGAGAATTCCAGGTCCTTGGAGACTGCTCTTATTGTTATGTACAGCAAATGTGCAGACTTGCTTAGTGCAGAGAAGCTCTTTGAGAAGGCATCTCACAGAAGTAATGTTTCATGGGCAACAATGGTTTCCTGCTACAACCAGAATAGCCACTTTCAAGAAGCATTAGAGATTTGTGTTAAGATGCAGGAGTATGGAGTGGGACCCAGTCCAGTAGCCATGGCCGGTATTCTGTTTTCATGTTCTCAGTTGGTTCTGCTCAAAGAGGGTAGATCAGTTCATGGTTCTGTTATCAGGAAAGGTATAGACACTGATTTTGATCTTGTAGGACCAGCACTAATCAATATGTATGCAAGTTGCGGGAGACTTGGAGATTGCCAAAAGGTGTTCGATGCAATCCAAGAGAAACAATTAGTCTCATGGAATTCACTTATAACAGTCTATGCTAGGAATGGGTTCTCAGAGGAGGCACTGAGACTCTTTATTCAGATACTGGGACAAGGACTGTTTCCAGATTCATTCACCCTGGCAAGTTCTCTGTCAGCATGTGGAGATATGAGCTTCTTACGGCTTGGGGATCAAATTCATGGTCATATTTCCAGAACAGGCTTTGATTCTAATGAATATGTCCAGAACTCTCTCATAGATATGTACTCCAAATGTGGGTCTGTGAGCATTGCATACAAAATATTCAGCAACATTCGAAGGAAAAGCATTATAACATGGAACTCCATGGTTGGTGGATTTGCTCAAAATGGTTATTCGGTAGAAGCAATAGGGCTATTTGATTGGATGCATTCCGAAGGTCTTAGTATGGATAAGGTGACCTTCTTAAGTGTAATTCAAGCTTGCTCACATTTGGGTTATCTAGAGAAGGGAAAATGGGTTCACCATAAACTCATAGTCTATGGTGTGGTGAAAGATTCTCATGTTGAAACAGCTTTAACAGACATGTATGCAAAATGTGGTGATCTTCAGATGGCTCAAACAGTCTTTGATGATATGCTAGATAGAACTATAGTATCATGGAGTGCCATGATAGGTGGCTATGGAATGCATGGTCACATTGATGCTGCGATTTCCCTCTTCACCAAAATGGTAGATTCAGCGATAAAACCAAATGAAATAACCTTCATGAATATTCTATCAGCCTGTAGTCATGCAGGATCTGTGGACAAGGGGAAATCCTATTTTCATCTGATGGGGGATTTCGGCATGGAGCCCAGCTTGGATCATTTTGCTTGTATGGTTGACCTTCTAAGCCGAGCTGGTGATTTTGATGGAGCATTTGGATTCATCAAAACAATGCCAGTTCCTGCAAATGCTAGTATTTGGGGTGCTCTTCTAAATGGATGCCGTATCCACCACAGAACAGACCTCATCAGAAGCATTGAGGAAAACCTTTTAGATCTTGGAAAAAATAATCCAGGACATTATATATTACTCTCCAATATATATGCTGAAGAAGAAAAGTGGGATGAGTTTGGGAAGGTAAGATCAATGATGAAACATGTTGGTCTGAGGAAGGTTCCTGGATACAGTACAATTGAGATAAATAGAAGGATCTACAGATTTGGAGTAGGAGATACATCCCATCCACAAACGAAGGAAATATATGGGTCTTTGGAAAATATCATAAATTTAGCTCAGGAACAAGGTTATCTCTTGGATGCTACAATCCATAGTACAAGCCAAGGACACAGGAGCAACAATGTTAAGAGTCACAGTGAGAAGCTAGCAATTGCATTTGGAGTTATCAGCTCTGCTCCAGGGACAACAATACGCATCTCAAAGAACCTTCGTGTTTGCGTGGACTGCCATACTTTTGCAAAATTTGTGTCTAAAATCACAGGAAGGGAGATCATCATGAGAGATTTGAATCGGTTccatcatttaataaatgggaGTTGTTCTTGTAGAGATTATTGGTAA